In Acidaminococcus timonensis, one DNA window encodes the following:
- a CDS encoding MlaE family ABC transporter permease, producing MGLRDLCRWVGHYLVDLCARVGRIMNLFLEACRVSRGADHREVLRQMARLGADSLPIVSMTILCTGMVMSVQTAKEFVRFGAADSVGGIVAIAMGRELAPILTGVVVAGRIGAAIAAELGTMKVTEQIDALRVMATSPVQYLVAPRLLAIVLMMPVLVVYANLVGDVGGWFVADHYAGINSHMFLESIRGFIEPWDIIGGLIKGAVFGAIIATIGCFRGLNATQGAEGVGRATTKSVVLSIILIFIANYFLSIILYVHGG from the coding sequence GCCCGGGTGGGCCGCATCATGAACCTGTTCCTGGAAGCCTGCCGGGTTTCCAGGGGAGCGGACCACCGGGAAGTCCTGCGCCAGATGGCCAGGCTGGGGGCAGATTCGCTGCCCATTGTCAGCATGACCATCCTGTGCACCGGTATGGTCATGAGCGTCCAGACGGCCAAGGAATTCGTCCGCTTCGGAGCGGCTGATTCCGTAGGCGGCATCGTGGCCATCGCCATGGGCCGGGAACTGGCACCCATTCTGACTGGCGTGGTGGTGGCCGGCCGGATTGGGGCCGCCATTGCCGCCGAACTGGGGACCATGAAGGTCACCGAGCAGATCGATGCTCTGCGGGTCATGGCCACCAGCCCTGTACAATATCTGGTGGCACCCCGCCTGCTGGCCATCGTCCTGATGATGCCGGTGCTGGTGGTGTATGCCAACCTGGTGGGGGATGTAGGCGGATGGTTTGTGGCGGATCATTATGCCGGCATCAATTCCCATATGTTCCTGGAGAGCATCCGGGGCTTCATCGAGCCCTGGGATATCATCGGCGGGCTGATCAAAGGCGCCGTGTTCGGAGCCATCATTGCCACCATCGGCTGCTTCCGGGGGCTGAATGCCACCCAGGGTGCAGAAGGCGTGGGCCGGGCCACCACCAAATCCGTGGTGCTGTCCATCATCCTGATTTTCATCGCCAATTATTTCCTGTCCATCATCTTGTACGTCCATGGAGGCTGA
- a CDS encoding MlaD family protein, whose amino-acid sequence MKTDEVKVGAVTLGGFVILALMLTFLGVFSFAGRTYKLNVMFNDVDGLKTGNEVRFAGVPVGKVDDILVDGSKVKVVMKMDEKQKIPRNSQFSIGSDGVMGSKFVSITPPQIATGLTFKPGETITGQQAGGIGKLMDSSGKVLDKLDVVVDAFANVFGDKDVQKSMREGFVQTGEVARNMNDFTRALASMAQQNQGDIHTMVGQMKEMSVHMNNIMDKADADGATGRNVAAMAANMADASKKIQNTAEALQNVVTDPQTQQDLKETISHAKSTSVKADKILGVVTDAQLQADVLYNDKKGKWRTDVGAKLPLKEDSYAYLGVSDIGDRDKLDFHYNRKLNKYIWGRAGVMEGQFGVGADWILSPKLKLFTDFYDFDDAKLKVGAEYAFTPKLSLIGESMDVLDNGVDTTYLGLRARF is encoded by the coding sequence ATGAAAACTGATGAAGTCAAAGTCGGTGCCGTCACCCTGGGCGGCTTTGTGATCCTGGCCCTGATGCTGACCTTCCTGGGGGTCTTCAGTTTCGCCGGCCGCACCTATAAGCTCAATGTGATGTTCAACGACGTGGACGGACTGAAGACAGGCAACGAGGTCCGGTTCGCCGGGGTTCCGGTGGGCAAGGTGGATGACATCCTGGTGGACGGTTCCAAGGTGAAAGTGGTCATGAAGATGGACGAGAAGCAGAAGATTCCCCGCAACTCCCAGTTCAGTATCGGATCCGACGGGGTCATGGGCAGCAAGTTCGTATCCATCACGCCACCCCAGATTGCCACGGGCCTGACTTTCAAGCCCGGGGAGACCATTACCGGCCAGCAGGCCGGGGGTATCGGAAAGCTCATGGATTCTTCCGGCAAGGTGCTGGACAAGCTGGATGTGGTGGTGGATGCCTTCGCCAACGTGTTCGGCGACAAGGATGTGCAGAAATCCATGCGGGAAGGGTTTGTCCAGACCGGGGAAGTGGCCAGGAACATGAACGACTTCACCAGAGCGCTGGCTTCCATGGCCCAGCAGAACCAGGGTGACATCCATACCATGGTGGGTCAGATGAAAGAAATGTCCGTCCACATGAACAACATCATGGATAAAGCCGATGCGGACGGGGCCACGGGCCGGAATGTGGCTGCCATGGCTGCCAATATGGCCGATGCCAGCAAGAAAATCCAGAACACGGCGGAAGCCCTGCAGAACGTGGTCACCGATCCCCAGACCCAGCAGGATCTGAAGGAGACCATCTCCCATGCCAAGTCCACTTCCGTGAAGGCGGATAAGATTTTGGGCGTGGTTACCGATGCCCAGCTGCAGGCTGATGTGCTCTATAATGATAAGAAAGGCAAATGGCGGACCGATGTAGGTGCCAAACTTCCCTTGAAGGAGGATTCCTATGCCTACCTGGGCGTCAGTGACATCGGCGATCGGGACAAACTGGATTTCCACTATAACAGGAAGCTGAACAAGTACATCTGGGGCCGGGCCGGTGTCATGGAAGGGCAGTTCGGCGTGGGCGCCGACTGGATCCTTTCTCCCAAACTGAAGCTGTTCACCGATTTCTACGATTTCGATGATGCCAAACTGAAAGTGGGCGCGGAATACGCCTTTACCCCCAAATTGTCCCTGATCGGCGAAAGCATGGATGTGCTGGATAATGGGGTGGATACCACGTATCTGGGCCTGCGGGCACGATTCTGA
- a CDS encoding TolC family protein encodes MKHFHSKSMILSAVILSALSIHTVGAATPETVNLDLGKAVRMALDNNSSVKISAAELDAAKAELDQAKGSRWGSIDFSHYSGRSENYQASVPVYDAAHTAIGTRGAHVANNSHTNTVNITVPIYTGGRLEGAIDQAKKNLDYYQYGMSSSYQTTRYNAEKGYYDVLQAANTVNLDKETVDRLNEHLKNTQAQFAVGVVAKADVLRSQVELVNAQQTLTQAENSYEVAVSSLNNVIGLPTATRLNLSQGLEYKPNDYTLDNCVTYAMVNRPEIHQAEASVGMAQAAEKIANAGNLPQVSLGASNQWSNDSFPGQNKNNWALGVTLTQNIWDYGVTAAKVREAKANIVKAQESYRQISDNVRLAVRTSYLSMREAEKRIKTTEVAVAQAEEDYRIAQLRYRAGVGTNTDVMDASVALTTAKNNYIQALYDYNTSTALLEQSMGVPVENE; translated from the coding sequence GTGAAGCATTTCCATAGCAAAAGCATGATTTTGAGCGCTGTCATCCTGAGCGCGCTTTCTATCCATACAGTGGGAGCTGCCACCCCGGAAACCGTAAACCTGGATTTGGGCAAGGCAGTCCGTATGGCTCTGGACAATAACTCCAGCGTCAAGATCTCTGCCGCTGAACTGGATGCTGCCAAGGCAGAACTGGACCAGGCCAAAGGATCACGCTGGGGCTCCATTGATTTCAGCCATTACAGCGGCCGAAGCGAGAATTACCAGGCTTCTGTGCCTGTCTATGATGCAGCCCATACGGCCATCGGCACCCGGGGTGCCCATGTGGCCAACAACAGCCACACCAATACGGTGAACATCACCGTTCCCATCTATACCGGCGGACGGCTGGAAGGGGCCATCGATCAGGCCAAAAAGAATCTGGATTACTATCAGTATGGAATGAGCAGTTCCTACCAGACCACCCGGTACAATGCCGAAAAAGGCTACTATGATGTGCTCCAGGCAGCCAATACGGTGAACCTGGACAAGGAGACCGTGGACCGTCTGAATGAACATTTGAAGAATACCCAGGCCCAGTTCGCTGTGGGGGTCGTGGCCAAGGCGGATGTGCTCCGTTCCCAGGTGGAACTGGTCAACGCCCAGCAGACCCTGACCCAGGCGGAAAACAGCTATGAAGTGGCTGTTTCCTCCCTGAACAATGTCATCGGGCTGCCCACGGCCACCCGGTTGAACCTGAGCCAGGGACTGGAATACAAACCCAACGATTATACCCTGGACAACTGTGTGACCTATGCCATGGTGAACCGGCCGGAAATCCACCAGGCGGAAGCCTCCGTGGGAATGGCCCAGGCCGCTGAAAAAATTGCCAATGCGGGGAATCTGCCCCAGGTGAGCCTGGGAGCCTCCAACCAGTGGAGCAATGATTCCTTTCCCGGACAGAACAAGAACAACTGGGCATTGGGCGTGACCCTGACCCAGAACATCTGGGACTATGGTGTGACCGCCGCCAAGGTACGGGAAGCCAAGGCCAACATTGTGAAGGCCCAGGAAAGCTACCGGCAGATCAGCGATAATGTACGGCTGGCTGTACGGACCAGTTACCTGAGCATGCGGGAAGCTGAAAAACGGATCAAGACCACGGAAGTGGCCGTGGCCCAGGCGGAAGAAGATTACCGCATTGCCCAGCTTCGGTATCGGGCCGGGGTTGGGACCAACACGGACGTGATGGATGCGTCCGTGGCCCTGACCACTGCCAAGAACAACTACATCCAGGCTCTGTACGACTACAATACCTCCACTGCCCTGCTGGAACAGAGCATGGGTGTTCCTGTGGAAAACGAATAA
- a CDS encoding ABC transporter ATP-binding protein gives MEEPVIEFRSVEMAFGPKVVLDHVSFQVAKGETLAVIGPSGTGKSTVLKLLIGLLKPQGGSILIQGHAVEKYTEEQWNRLRQHMGMVFQYSALFDFLDVGENVAFGLRQHTHMAEAQIQERVAGLLEAVGLSGNEHVYPAQLSGGMQKRVGLARALALEPDIILYDEPTAGLDPIMATNISQLILDTKKKLGITGVLVTHDMASAFLCADRILMLSKGRIVFSGTVEEARHTREPLVRAFLRSDILEDKEQEHEN, from the coding sequence ATGGAAGAACCTGTGATTGAATTCCGCAGTGTGGAAATGGCGTTCGGACCCAAGGTGGTACTGGACCATGTAAGCTTCCAGGTGGCAAAGGGGGAAACCCTGGCGGTGATCGGTCCCAGCGGTACCGGCAAGAGTACGGTACTGAAACTGCTCATCGGCCTGCTGAAGCCTCAGGGAGGGTCCATCCTCATCCAGGGCCATGCGGTGGAGAAATATACAGAAGAACAGTGGAACCGGCTGCGCCAGCATATGGGCATGGTGTTCCAGTATTCCGCCCTGTTCGATTTCCTGGACGTGGGGGAGAATGTGGCCTTCGGGCTGCGGCAGCACACCCATATGGCGGAAGCCCAGATCCAGGAACGGGTGGCCGGGCTGCTGGAGGCCGTGGGGCTTTCCGGCAACGAGCACGTGTACCCGGCCCAGCTGTCCGGCGGCATGCAGAAGCGGGTGGGCCTGGCCCGGGCTCTGGCCCTGGAACCGGATATCATCCTGTATGATGAACCTACCGCGGGTCTGGATCCCATCATGGCTACCAACATCAGCCAGCTGATCCTGGATACCAAGAAAAAACTGGGCATTACAGGGGTGCTGGTCACCCATGACATGGCGTCGGCCTTCCTGTGTGCCGACAGGATCTTGATGCTCAGCAAGGGACGGATCGTCTTTTCCGGCACCGTGGAGGAAGCAAGACATACCCGGGAACCCCTGGTACGGGCGTTCCTGCGCAGCGATATTTTGGAAGACAAGGAGCAAGAGCATGAAAACTGA